The Nitrospira sp. CR1.1 sequence GATTGTTTCGTGCGGAAGATGCCGAGGTTCAGGCTCATGGTTTTGCCGAGGTCGTCCCGCAGCTGCCACGCCCGTTCCGGACCGGGATTGCGTAGCAACACGTTGATGCGCTGCTCTTCGCTCTGCAGGATTGCGTCGGAGATGGGAGGCAGCTGATATGCGTGGATCGACTCAGCGGCCTTCATGCCTGTCCGGCGTCCAAAGACGATGGTCTCGAGTAAGGAGTTCCCTCCCAGGCGGTTGGCCCCGTGTACACTGACGCAGGCGCATTCGCCGGCGGCGAACAGGCCTGGAAGGTCGGTTTCTCCCCAGGCATTGGTTCGGACCCCGCCCATCTGGTAGTGGGCGCCAGGACGTATGGGAATGGGGGTTTCGATCGGATCGAGACCAGCGAATTCCATCGCCAGCTCTCGAATCTGCGGCAACCGCTCCAGGATTTTGGCGCGACCCAGATGTCGAAGGTCGAGCAGGACACACCCGTCGACGCCTCGCCCTTCTTGGATTTCCTGTCCGATGGCGAGGGAGACCGTGGAGCGGGTCGCCAGTTCCATTTGTTCCGGCGCGTAGCGTTTCATGAACCGCTCGCCGAGCGTGTTCAGTAGATACCCGCCCTCTCCGCGTGCGCCTTCCGTGATCAGGATGCCGGTGTCTTTCAATGTGGTTGGATGAAACTGGACGAATTCCATGTCCTCCAGCGGAACCCCGGCCCGATAGGCCAACGCCATCCCGTCCCCGGTGTTAATCACAGCGTTGGTGCTGGTGGAAAAGATGCGCCCGCTTCCTCCGGTGGCCAGAATCACGGCTTTCGCGCGCAGCGCCTGCAGTCCGCCACGGATCAGATCCCACGCGACCACACCGCAACAACGTCCTTGTTCGACCAGCAATGCCGTGACGTACCATTCCTCGTAGACCTTGCACCGGCGTTTCATCAGTTGTTCGTACATGGCGTGCAACAGGGCATGGCCCGTACGGTCGGCGGCGTAGCAGGTACGAGGATACCCCGCACCTCCGAAAGGTCGTTGCGCGATGCGTCCTTCCGGCGTCCGGCTGAAAATCACGCCCATGCGCTCTAGTTCGAGAATGTCCTGCGGCGCTTCTTTGCACATGGCTTCGATGGCGTCTTGATCGCCCAGGTACAGTCCTCCCTTGGTCGTGTCATAGGCATGAGCTTCCCAGGAATCTTCTGCGCCGATGGCCGCGTTGATGCCGCCCTGGGCGGCGACGGAATGGCTGCGGACTGGATGTACCTTCGAGAGGAGGGCGACGTTGATGTCTGGCGGTACGGCGATGGCGGCCCGCATGCCGGCGAGTCCCGCTCCGACAACCAGAATGTCATGGGTCATCATGAGGTGATCCTGTCCTGATACCGTTTCGCCGGGTCGAACGTTGCCCTGCGCATGGGGTCCGATCTCACTATTACGCTACGGAATTCGGGAAAACAAGCGAGGGGAGGATGCCCGCTGAACGCTTGGAAAACTCTGTTCTGCATGATAGGGTACCTACGCTGCCTCGAATGAACGAGTGCGTCACCTTATACCAGGATTTCACCTCCATGCCAGAACCTCACTTTCTCGAAACGAGCGATTCGTTTGTGCCCCGCCATATCGGCCCGACCGAGTCCGAGATCCAGACGATGTTGGAGACGTTGAACGTGCCTTCGTTGGAGGCACTTGTCGAGGCGACGGTCCCGGCTGATATTCGTTTGCAGGGTTCCTTGGCGATCCCGTCCCCGCGCGGCGAGCAGGAGGTCCTGGCGGAACTGCGCGACCTGGCCGGGAAGAATCAAGTATGGCGTTCCTTGATCGGGATGGGCTACTACGACTGCATCACCCCGCCGGTCATTCAGCGCAATATCCTCGAGGGACCCGGTTGGTATACCCAATACACTCCATATCAGGCCGAGATCGCTCAAGGCCGTCTTGAGGCGCTGGTCAATTTTCAGACTATGGTGGCGGATTTGACGGGGTTGCCCCTCGCGAACGCCTCTCTACTGGATGAGGCCACTGCGGCGGCCGAGGCCATGACGATGTGCGCCGCGATTTCGCGCGCGGCGGGTCACGAACGGCACAAGTTCTTTGTTTCTGAAACCTGTCATCCGCAAACGATTGCCGTGGTGCAGACTCGTGCGGAACCGTTGGGGATCGTCCTGCAGGTCGGCGCGATTCAGTCGCTGGATCTGTCCTCAGGCGAGTTCTTCGGGATGTTGCTCCAATATCCGTCGACGGACGGGTATGTTGGGGATTACAGCGAATTCATTACGCGGGCGCATGCCGCCGGGGTCTACGTGGTCGTGGCGACCGATCTGCTGGCCTTGACGCTGCTGCGTCCTCCGGGAGAGTTCGGCGCGGATGTCGCAGTGGGATCCAGTCAGCGGTTCGGTGTGCCATTGGGATTCGGCGGGCCGCACGCGGCGTTCATGGCCACCAGGGAAGAGTTTCGACGGCAGATGCCAGGCCGGATCGTCGGCGTGTCGAGAGATGCCACCGGGCGGCTGGCCTACCGACTGTCTTTGCAAACCAGAGAGCAGCATATCCGCCGGGAGAAGGCGACGAGCAATATCTGCACGGCGCAAGTGTTGCTGGCAGTCATGGCGGGAATGTATGCCGTCTATCACGGTCCTGCCGGGCTCCGGCGAATTGCAGAACGGATTCACCGCCTTACGATGGCATTGGCTGAAGGGTTGCGGCGGCACGGCTGCGCAGTCGGACTGGAGCCTGTCTTCGATACATTGCGGGTTCCTCTTTCGCCGGCACAATCGGATACGATTGTGAACCGGGCGCGGCAGCAGAAGATCAATCTCCGTCGGTACGATGATCATAGCCTGGGATTGTCGCTCGACGAATGGAGCAATCCGGAGGAAGTGCGGCAGCTGCTGGCGCTCTTCGCCGGTCAGG is a genomic window containing:
- a CDS encoding FAD-binding protein produces the protein MMTHDILVVGAGLAGMRAAIAVPPDINVALLSKVHPVRSHSVAAQGGINAAIGAEDSWEAHAYDTTKGGLYLGDQDAIEAMCKEAPQDILELERMGVIFSRTPEGRIAQRPFGGAGYPRTCYAADRTGHALLHAMYEQLMKRRCKVYEEWYVTALLVEQGRCCGVVAWDLIRGGLQALRAKAVILATGGSGRIFSTSTNAVINTGDGMALAYRAGVPLEDMEFVQFHPTTLKDTGILITEGARGEGGYLLNTLGERFMKRYAPEQMELATRSTVSLAIGQEIQEGRGVDGCVLLDLRHLGRAKILERLPQIRELAMEFAGLDPIETPIPIRPGAHYQMGGVRTNAWGETDLPGLFAAGECACVSVHGANRLGGNSLLETIVFGRRTGMKAAESIHAYQLPPISDAILQSEEQRINVLLRNPGPERAWQLRDDLGKTMSLNLGIFRTKQSIEEALGAVQVLKRRAAHMCVQDKGRIFNTDLIHALELQCLLEIAETIVVGALGREESRGAHYRADFPTRNDKAWLRHSLSHRRPEGPHLTYAPVTITRFPPT